In Citrus sinensis cultivar Valencia sweet orange chromosome 4, DVS_A1.0, whole genome shotgun sequence, one DNA window encodes the following:
- the LOC107177747 gene encoding uncharacterized protein LOC107177747 isoform X1: protein MVMMMMMMQQQNSSAQQQPQPQPQPQSQSTASATAATANNSSLRSPTAAAAATHAPRQAIPIAAAADHAIGPVVVPISVEPTVATTMLPRVRLSDVAPYDGAPAGPYLKAVEALSGSLMRHNAAVIELGSEDAAIMRCGLEAARLYFRTKSQTVGKGSRGVYMYRAGRALEDWDSSPPCMADIFRCMGKAARAALFAIARHLRLRSDVFNHLLDDTPLPANEVSSSVLVATYSPASLQNGKGAIGAIGGGKPAMNGEVEKGLLTLISSDSPGLQVCDPNGRWYLADGGSAPGDLLLITGKALSHATAGLRPAALYRAAPDFVSCSNGGGRTSLAFRLMPQGNAILDCSPIAAAGHVIPQSYVPISVSQFMDDLSAEEDGLCNRSDNTYLVQNNLNKEPSLRSVLSDPLSGAFLDDAMVVSCGHSFGGLMLRKVIDSSRCTICSAEIETGSLVPNLALRAAAVAIKQEDDRRLFHNAALRKRRKEMGDQMDPMRRSNRENGDATTTDDGLNRGVQYPFSVNEKVLIKGNRRTPEKFVGKEAVITSQCLNGWYLLKIIGSGENVRLQYRSLRKILNSQTIEDSCPSHQVQNSSS, encoded by the exons ATggttatgatgatgatgatgatgcagCAGCAGAACTCCTCTGCACAGCAACAGCCACAGCCACAGCCACAGCCACAGTCACAATCCACGGCCTCCGCCACTGCCGCCACAGCTAACAATTCCAGCCTTAGATCCCCcaccgccgccgccgccgccaccCATGCACCCCGTCAAGCGATACCAATTGCCGCTGCTGCAGACCATGCCATTGGCCCGGTGGTGGTCCCTATCTCGGTTGAGCCTACGGTAGCGACGACGATGCTGCCTAGGGTGCGCTTATCCGACGTGGCGCCCTACGATGGCGCCCCTGCTGGGCCCTATCTGAAGGCTGTGGAGGCGCTGTCGGGGTCGCTTATGAGGCATAATGCAGCGGTTATTGAGTTGGGAAGCGAGGATGCTGCCATTATGCGCTGTGGGCTTGAAGCTGCCCGCTTGTACTTTAGGACTAAATCTCAGACTGTTGGTAAGGGAAGCCGCGGGGTTTATATGTATCGAGCTGGAAG GGCTTTGGAAGATTGGGACTCCTCTCCCCCTTGCATGGCTGATATTTTTAGGTGCATGGGGAAGGCAGCTCGTGCAGCGTTGTTTGCAATAGCAAGACATCTTCGTTTGCGAAGCGA tgtttttaatcatttacTTGATGATACACCGTTGCCTGCTAATGAAGTGTCCTCATCGGTGCTTGTTGCAACTTACTCTCCTGCATCCTTGCAGAATGGAAAAGGGGCTATTGGGGCTATTGGGGGAGGGAAGCCAGCTATGAATGGTGAAGTTGAGAAAGGATTATTAACATTGATTTCCTCAGACAGTCCTGGTCTGCAG GTATGTGACCCCAATGGTCGCTGGTACCTGGCAGATGGTGGGTCAGCTCCTGGGGATCTCTTGCTGATTACAGGCAAGGCACTTAGCCATGCTACTGCTGGCCTTCGTCCTGCTGCATTGTATAGGGCTGCTCCTGATTTTGTGTCATGCAGTAATGGTGGGGGGAG GACGTCACTGGCATTCAGGCTCATGCCACAGGGCAACGCTATATTAGACTGTTCACCAATTGCAGCGGCTGGTCATGTCATTCCCCAGAGCTATGTACCAATATCTGTTAGCCAGTTTATGGATGACCTTTCTGCTGAGGAAGATGGATTGTGTAATCGTTCTGATAATACTTAC TTAGTACAAAACAATTTGAACAAGGAACCGTCATTAAGAAGCGTTCTCTCAGATCCCTTATC TGGTGCATTCCTCGATGATGCAATGGTTGTTTCGTGTGGACATTCTTTTGGTGGTCTCATGCTGAGAAAAGTTATTGATAGC TCAAGATGTACCATCTGCAGCGCAGAAATTGAGACTGGGTCTTTGGTCCCTAATCTTG CTCTTAGAGCTGCTGCTGTAGCTATCAAGCAAGAGGATGATCGAAGGCTATTCCATAATGCAGCTCTACGTAAGCGTCGGAAAGAAATGGGTGACCAAATGGATCCAATGAGAAGATCCAATAGG GAAAATGGAGATGCTACTACAACAGATGATGGATTGAATAGGGGGGTACAGTATCCATTTTCTGTTAATGAGAAGGTGCTGATCAAG GGAAATAGGAGGACACCAGAGAAGTTTGTTGGGAAGGAAGCTGTCATCACATCCCAATGTCTCAATGGCTG GTATTTGCTTAAAATTATTGGAAGTGGTGAGAATGTTCGCCTGCAATATCGTTCTCTTCGAAAAATTTTGAACTCTCAGACGATTGAAGACAGTTGTCCCTCACATCAAGTTCAGAACAGTAGCTcttga
- the LOC107177747 gene encoding uncharacterized protein LOC107177747 isoform X2 codes for MVMMMMMMQQQNSSAQQQPQPQPQPQSQSTASATAATANNSSLRSPTAAAAATHAPRQAIPIAAAADHAIGPVVVPISVEPTVATTMLPRVRLSDVAPYDGAPAGPYLKAVEALSGSLMRHNAAVIELGSEDAAIMRCGLEAARLYFRTKSQTVGKGSRGVYMYRAGRALEDWDSSPPCMADIFRCMGKAARAALFAIARHLRLRSDVFNHLLDDTPLPANEVSSSVLVATYSPASLQNGKGAIGAIGGGKPAMNGEVEKGLLTLISSDSPGLQVCDPNGRWYLADGGSAPGDLLLITGKALSHATAGLRPAALYRAAPDFVSCSNGGGRTSLAFRLMPQGNAILDCSPIAAAGHVIPQSYVPISVSQFMDDLSAEEDGLCNRSDNTYLVQNNLNKEPSLRSVLSDPLSGAFLDDAMVVSCGHSFGGLMLRKVIDSSRCTICSAEIETGSLVPNLALRAAAVAIKQEDDRRLFHNAALRKRRKEMGDQMDPMRRSNRENGDATTTDDGLNRGVQYPFSVNEKVLIKEDTREVCWEGSCHHIPMSQWLVFA; via the exons ATggttatgatgatgatgatgatgcagCAGCAGAACTCCTCTGCACAGCAACAGCCACAGCCACAGCCACAGCCACAGTCACAATCCACGGCCTCCGCCACTGCCGCCACAGCTAACAATTCCAGCCTTAGATCCCCcaccgccgccgccgccgccaccCATGCACCCCGTCAAGCGATACCAATTGCCGCTGCTGCAGACCATGCCATTGGCCCGGTGGTGGTCCCTATCTCGGTTGAGCCTACGGTAGCGACGACGATGCTGCCTAGGGTGCGCTTATCCGACGTGGCGCCCTACGATGGCGCCCCTGCTGGGCCCTATCTGAAGGCTGTGGAGGCGCTGTCGGGGTCGCTTATGAGGCATAATGCAGCGGTTATTGAGTTGGGAAGCGAGGATGCTGCCATTATGCGCTGTGGGCTTGAAGCTGCCCGCTTGTACTTTAGGACTAAATCTCAGACTGTTGGTAAGGGAAGCCGCGGGGTTTATATGTATCGAGCTGGAAG GGCTTTGGAAGATTGGGACTCCTCTCCCCCTTGCATGGCTGATATTTTTAGGTGCATGGGGAAGGCAGCTCGTGCAGCGTTGTTTGCAATAGCAAGACATCTTCGTTTGCGAAGCGA tgtttttaatcatttacTTGATGATACACCGTTGCCTGCTAATGAAGTGTCCTCATCGGTGCTTGTTGCAACTTACTCTCCTGCATCCTTGCAGAATGGAAAAGGGGCTATTGGGGCTATTGGGGGAGGGAAGCCAGCTATGAATGGTGAAGTTGAGAAAGGATTATTAACATTGATTTCCTCAGACAGTCCTGGTCTGCAG GTATGTGACCCCAATGGTCGCTGGTACCTGGCAGATGGTGGGTCAGCTCCTGGGGATCTCTTGCTGATTACAGGCAAGGCACTTAGCCATGCTACTGCTGGCCTTCGTCCTGCTGCATTGTATAGGGCTGCTCCTGATTTTGTGTCATGCAGTAATGGTGGGGGGAG GACGTCACTGGCATTCAGGCTCATGCCACAGGGCAACGCTATATTAGACTGTTCACCAATTGCAGCGGCTGGTCATGTCATTCCCCAGAGCTATGTACCAATATCTGTTAGCCAGTTTATGGATGACCTTTCTGCTGAGGAAGATGGATTGTGTAATCGTTCTGATAATACTTAC TTAGTACAAAACAATTTGAACAAGGAACCGTCATTAAGAAGCGTTCTCTCAGATCCCTTATC TGGTGCATTCCTCGATGATGCAATGGTTGTTTCGTGTGGACATTCTTTTGGTGGTCTCATGCTGAGAAAAGTTATTGATAGC TCAAGATGTACCATCTGCAGCGCAGAAATTGAGACTGGGTCTTTGGTCCCTAATCTTG CTCTTAGAGCTGCTGCTGTAGCTATCAAGCAAGAGGATGATCGAAGGCTATTCCATAATGCAGCTCTACGTAAGCGTCGGAAAGAAATGGGTGACCAAATGGATCCAATGAGAAGATCCAATAGG GAAAATGGAGATGCTACTACAACAGATGATGGATTGAATAGGGGGGTACAGTATCCATTTTCTGTTAATGAGAAGGTGCTGATCAAG GAGGACACCAGAGAAGTTTGTTGGGAAGGAAGCTGTCATCACATCCCAATGTCTCAATGGCTG GTATTTGCTTAA